The proteins below come from a single Spirochaetota bacterium genomic window:
- a CDS encoding DUF2283 domain-containing protein: MQVSYDPTYNIAYIRLREKAENVETIKISDELSIDVAPDGRVCGLELMNANEQLGINAKEPFQFINEKSHRKVELPLGI; this comes from the coding sequence ATGCAAGTCAGTTACGACCCGACATACAATATCGCCTATATCCGTCTTCGGGAAAAAGCGGAGAATGTCGAAACGATCAAGATAAGCGATGAGCTTTCGATCGATGTAGCCCCGGACGGCAGGGTATGCGGTCTGGAACTCATGAATGCGAATGAACAGCTTGGTATCAATGCAAAGGAACCCTTCCAATTCATAAATGAGAAAAGCCACCGGAAGGTTGAACTGCCTCTGGGGATATAG